A window from Listeria seeligeri serovar 1/2b str. SLCC3954 encodes these proteins:
- a CDS encoding PTS sugar transporter subunit IIA, whose translation MDYHDLFQKELTLINSTYQSQAELFECTSKILEQEQYVEATFREAVTNREVVFPTGLEMNGIKIAIPHTDTIYVKQPFVLVNKLSTPIPFIQMGSSEKWIDVEVIFMLGIKQPKDQVPLLSSIMEKFMEAAFVEQLKQINDSTALCDFLKKQFGE comes from the coding sequence GTGGATTACCATGATTTATTTCAAAAAGAGTTAACCCTGATAAATTCCACTTACCAAAGTCAGGCGGAACTTTTTGAATGCACCAGTAAAATTTTAGAACAAGAACAGTATGTAGAAGCGACTTTTAGAGAAGCAGTAACGAATAGAGAAGTAGTTTTTCCTACTGGATTAGAGATGAATGGGATTAAAATCGCCATTCCCCACACAGATACTATTTATGTCAAACAGCCTTTTGTGCTCGTAAATAAACTTTCGACGCCAATCCCATTCATCCAAATGGGTTCGAGCGAGAAATGGATTGATGTGGAAGTCATTTTTATGCTTGGAATCAAACAACCGAAAGACCAAGTTCCACTGCTTTCAAGTATCATGGAGAAATTCATGGAAGCAGCGTTTGTGGAACAACTGAAACAAATCAATGATAGCACAGCATTATGTGATTTTCTAAAAAAACAATTTGGAGAGTGA
- a CDS encoding BglG family transcription antiterminator: protein MEQNCKEFITYLLLNRQVNLKNVSKNFKVSTEAISVQITKINHLLKSEPILIDHDMIFVTDACREACYRLLTAEEQQLFSFYEVNIRRKLIMIKLLLHNHYMSLGALAEYVYVSKNTMLTDVKSIKESMHEFEIQLDYSRKDGYAVSGSEFLIRNLLAELIREVIQTPYGKFVLDEKKLITVSEVFLLKKRLEKVESKLQITFTDEQMEELPYILHGIIKRAKVTNKKWTFKIEMYDIKNTREFPIMKEMFWGYDFLSENDLLYLSLQVLASNLVESALHFSDSEEIAYAVDEFIRLLEMYFAIEIIKKNEFKEKVILHVRPAIYRTILGFQINNPLKEQFISEYTPTFNIVEKASKPFEKLVGHKWSDEEIVYLSMIVLGWMYQIEETKQPIFRAVVLCKSGTSISKLLLENLKTMFPNIDFQGAYAVRQLNTVAKDIDFIFTTVPVQSNATIFVIPSILSKDSRQILRGQVDKAIEMDSNKKTKELLAMLKDEIPEEKICQVQAKVESFFNKKEVETQVEQPAELRITAEQIHFLEHPAEWNQLVREAFAPMLKRKTIDSCYVSTCEEIFYQNYEQMMIGPNIYLPHAKPINGAKTQDIQLMILKTAIKTPQSTKVKMMIALAPSEQNKHIPLLLKLNEVFLQPKKLAEILASTNKQKIVEILERG, encoded by the coding sequence ATGGAACAGAATTGTAAGGAGTTTATTACTTATCTGCTCTTGAATCGGCAAGTGAATCTAAAAAATGTTTCTAAAAACTTCAAAGTATCGACAGAAGCAATCAGCGTACAGATTACAAAAATAAACCATCTACTAAAGTCAGAACCAATTTTGATTGACCATGACATGATTTTTGTTACAGATGCTTGTAGGGAAGCTTGTTATCGGCTGTTAACCGCAGAAGAACAGCAATTATTTTCTTTTTATGAAGTAAATATCCGGCGCAAACTTATTATGATTAAATTATTGCTTCATAATCACTATATGTCGCTCGGTGCGCTGGCGGAGTATGTCTATGTAAGTAAAAACACCATGCTGACGGATGTGAAAAGTATTAAGGAGAGCATGCATGAGTTTGAAATCCAATTAGACTATTCACGAAAAGATGGCTATGCGGTTTCCGGTTCGGAGTTTTTAATTCGTAACTTGCTTGCCGAACTAATTCGCGAAGTTATCCAGACACCTTACGGAAAATTTGTCCTCGACGAAAAAAAACTAATTACCGTCAGTGAGGTATTTCTACTGAAAAAACGTCTAGAAAAAGTAGAAAGCAAGTTGCAAATTACTTTTACAGATGAGCAGATGGAAGAACTTCCTTACATTCTTCACGGTATTATCAAACGAGCCAAAGTAACGAACAAGAAATGGACTTTTAAAATCGAAATGTATGACATTAAAAACACCCGTGAATTCCCGATTATGAAAGAAATGTTTTGGGGTTATGACTTTTTAAGTGAAAATGATTTACTTTATTTATCCTTGCAAGTACTTGCTTCTAATTTAGTTGAATCGGCCCTTCATTTCTCAGACAGTGAAGAAATCGCCTATGCCGTGGATGAATTTATCCGCCTACTTGAAATGTACTTCGCAATCGAAATCATTAAGAAAAACGAATTTAAAGAAAAAGTGATTTTACATGTCCGACCAGCAATTTATCGAACAATCCTAGGGTTTCAAATTAACAATCCACTTAAAGAGCAGTTTATTAGTGAGTATACCCCAACATTTAATATTGTTGAAAAAGCATCGAAACCATTCGAAAAGCTGGTCGGGCATAAATGGTCAGATGAGGAAATTGTTTATCTTTCCATGATTGTACTTGGTTGGATGTATCAAATCGAGGAAACTAAGCAGCCGATTTTTCGGGCAGTTGTACTTTGCAAAAGCGGGACCTCGATCTCGAAATTATTACTCGAAAATTTAAAAACGATGTTCCCGAATATTGATTTTCAGGGAGCTTATGCGGTACGACAGTTAAACACTGTTGCTAAGGATATTGATTTTATTTTTACAACCGTACCAGTGCAAAGTAATGCGACTATATTTGTCATTCCGTCCATCTTGAGCAAAGACAGCCGACAAATCTTAAGAGGACAAGTAGATAAAGCAATCGAAATGGATAGCAATAAAAAAACCAAAGAACTACTCGCGATGTTAAAAGATGAAATTCCTGAAGAAAAAATCTGCCAAGTGCAAGCCAAAGTAGAATCTTTTTTCAATAAAAAAGAAGTGGAAACGCAGGTAGAGCAGCCAGCAGAGTTACGAATTACAGCAGAACAAATTCATTTTTTAGAGCATCCTGCTGAGTGGAATCAGTTAGTTCGCGAGGCATTCGCACCAATGCTTAAACGGAAAACGATTGATAGCTGTTATGTCAGCACGTGTGAAGAAATATTTTATCAAAATTACGAACAGATGATGATTGGCCCGAATATTTATTTGCCCCATGCCAAGCCAATAAACGGCGCAAAAACCCAAGACATTCAATTAATGATTCTTAAAACAGCGATAAAAACACCCCAGAGTACAAAAGTCAAAATGATGATTGCTCTTGCACCTTCAGAGCAGAATAAGCATATTCCATTACTACTAAAATTAAATGAAGTTTTTTTACAGCCGAAGAAATTAGCAGAAATTTTAGCTTCTACTAACAAACAAAAAATTGTTGAAATCCTTGAAAGGGGGTGA
- a CDS encoding aminotransferase-like domain-containing protein produces the protein MWQLNSDSKLPIYLQIVDLIETKIMNGELLPEEKLPSERKLAALFGVNRSTVVRALDELTSRAVIVRKQGSGTTVNAEKWGLFAGQSTNWRHYLTQGGFTPTVPYVRQTGIIEKHHSDKIIDASTGELPLEMTPKLETPSRSWQSFIAEEQLEDAAGYQPLRETIEKQMRAAYDLNVRPEQILITSGAQQALFLITQCLLKPGDAVAIESPSYFYSLSLFQSAGLRIFALPMDSEGVIISELKDLYHKHRVKMVFVNPTFQNPTGLVMSLQRRKELVKVCAHLQIPIVEDDPFSELAALDKNIPVPLKQLDKDNVLYIGSLSKIMGSTTRIGWLIGPAAVIERLALARNEMDFGLSIFPQVLASAVLNTTGYDAHVKQLQQILMERRDFLIRALEETLPNELIYNKPAGGFHLWISLPMEFRSIRDFDIFANNDLLIMPGFLFGVKETIIRVTYARLNQKEAFQVAQIIKKIVTEN, from the coding sequence ATGTGGCAGCTAAATTCTGACTCAAAATTACCGATTTACTTACAAATTGTTGATTTAATTGAAACGAAAATCATGAACGGTGAACTTTTGCCTGAAGAAAAATTACCATCAGAAAGAAAACTTGCTGCTTTGTTTGGAGTAAATCGTTCTACTGTCGTACGTGCGCTTGACGAATTAACTTCGAGAGCAGTCATTGTTCGAAAACAAGGAAGCGGTACGACTGTTAACGCGGAAAAATGGGGGCTTTTTGCAGGTCAGTCTACGAATTGGCGGCACTATTTGACCCAAGGCGGATTTACACCAACTGTACCTTATGTTCGTCAAACGGGAATAATCGAAAAGCATCACTCGGATAAAATAATTGATGCTTCGACCGGTGAGCTTCCACTTGAAATGACTCCAAAATTAGAAACCCCAAGCCGTTCATGGCAGTCTTTTATTGCGGAAGAACAGTTAGAAGATGCGGCGGGTTATCAGCCACTTCGAGAAACAATTGAGAAACAAATGAGGGCGGCATATGACTTAAATGTTAGACCCGAACAAATCTTGATTACATCTGGTGCGCAACAAGCTTTATTCCTGATTACGCAATGCTTATTAAAACCAGGGGATGCCGTTGCGATTGAATCACCTTCTTATTTTTATTCCTTATCATTATTTCAATCAGCAGGTTTAAGGATTTTCGCATTACCAATGGATTCAGAAGGAGTTATTATTTCTGAGTTAAAAGATTTATATCATAAGCATCGCGTAAAAATGGTTTTTGTTAATCCGACATTTCAAAATCCAACTGGACTAGTAATGAGTTTGCAAAGGAGAAAAGAACTCGTAAAAGTTTGCGCTCATTTGCAAATCCCGATTGTGGAAGATGACCCATTTTCTGAACTTGCTGCGTTAGACAAAAATATCCCTGTGCCACTCAAACAACTAGATAAAGACAATGTTTTATATATTGGTTCGCTTTCAAAAATCATGGGATCAACGACACGCATTGGTTGGCTAATCGGTCCAGCCGCAGTAATCGAACGACTCGCACTCGCTAGAAATGAAATGGATTTTGGTTTAAGTATTTTTCCACAAGTGTTAGCAAGTGCCGTACTTAATACTACTGGATATGACGCCCATGTAAAACAATTGCAGCAAATTTTGATGGAGCGCAGGGACTTTCTGATTAGAGCACTAGAAGAAACCTTACCAAATGAGCTCATCTACAATAAACCAGCAGGGGGCTTTCATTTATGGATTAGCCTACCGATGGAATTTCGCTCGATTCGTGATTTCGATATTTTTGCGAATAATGATTTACTGATTATGCCAGGATTTTTGTTCGGTGTAAAAGAAACAATCATTCGAGTCACTTATGCTAGATTGAATCAAAAAGAAGCATTCCAAGTTGCGCAGATAATAAAAAAAATAGTAACTGAAAACTAG
- the pdxS gene encoding pyridoxal 5'-phosphate synthase lyase subunit PdxS translates to MEKKVGTDRVKRGMAQMQKGGVIMDVVNAEQAKIAEAAGAVAVMALERVPSDIRAAGGVARMADPRIVEDVMNAVSIPVMAKARIGHITEARVLEAMGVDYIDESEVLTPADDEFHLLKSDFTVPFVCGCRDIGEALRRIGEGAAMLRTKGEPGTGNIVEAVRHMRQVNGQIRQIAGMTDDELMVAAKNFGAPYELIKEIKTLGKLPVVNFAAGGIATPADAALMMELGADGVFVGSGIFKSDNPAKFANAIVQATTYYTDYELIGKLSKELGSPMKGIEMSRLNPEDRMQDRSF, encoded by the coding sequence ATGGAGAAAAAAGTTGGTACAGATAGAGTAAAACGTGGTATGGCGCAAATGCAAAAAGGTGGCGTCATTATGGATGTAGTAAATGCGGAACAAGCAAAAATCGCTGAAGCTGCTGGTGCAGTTGCTGTCATGGCGCTTGAACGTGTTCCTTCCGATATCCGTGCAGCGGGTGGAGTAGCTCGTATGGCTGACCCTCGTATTGTTGAAGACGTGATGAATGCCGTTTCAATTCCAGTTATGGCAAAAGCAAGAATTGGTCATATAACCGAAGCTCGTGTTTTAGAAGCAATGGGTGTTGATTATATTGATGAAAGTGAAGTATTAACCCCTGCTGATGACGAATTCCATTTGTTAAAATCAGATTTTACTGTTCCATTCGTATGTGGTTGCCGTGATATCGGTGAAGCGTTGCGTCGAATTGGTGAAGGAGCCGCGATGCTTCGTACTAAAGGGGAACCTGGAACTGGAAATATCGTGGAAGCTGTCCGTCATATGCGCCAAGTAAACGGTCAAATCCGCCAAATTGCTGGTATGACAGATGATGAATTAATGGTTGCAGCAAAGAATTTCGGTGCTCCTTATGAATTAATCAAAGAAATTAAAACACTTGGTAAGCTTCCAGTTGTTAATTTTGCTGCTGGTGGAATTGCTACTCCGGCTGATGCAGCTCTAATGATGGAACTCGGAGCTGATGGTGTTTTCGTAGGTTCTGGTATTTTCAAATCCGATAACCCAGCTAAATTTGCCAATGCGATTGTCCAAGCAACTACTTACTATACGGATTATGAATTAATCGGCAAACTTTCTAAAGAGTTAGGTTCACCGATGAAAGGAATCGAAATGTCCCGCCTTAATCCAGAAGATCGCATGCAAGATCGGAGTTTTTAA
- the pdxT gene encoding pyridoxal 5'-phosphate synthase glutaminase subunit PdxT, translating into MKTIGVLAIQGAVDEHVRMIESAGALPKKVKHASDLAELDGLILPGGESTTMRKIMKHYDLMEPVRAFAKDGKAIFGTCAGLVLLSKEIESGEESLGLIDATAVRNGFGRQKESFEAELPVEVFGSTSFEAVFIRAPYLTAPSKNVTVLATMDDRIVAARQDKILVTAFHPELTDDNRWMRYFLEKIV; encoded by the coding sequence ATGAAAACAATTGGTGTTCTTGCGATTCAAGGAGCTGTTGATGAACATGTGCGCATGATTGAATCTGCTGGTGCTCTTCCTAAAAAAGTAAAACATGCAAGTGATTTAGCTGAACTTGATGGCCTTATTTTACCAGGTGGAGAAAGTACGACGATGCGCAAAATAATGAAGCATTACGACTTAATGGAACCTGTCAGAGCATTTGCGAAAGATGGGAAAGCAATTTTTGGTACTTGTGCTGGACTTGTTCTTTTATCAAAAGAAATTGAGAGCGGCGAAGAAAGTTTAGGCCTTATTGACGCAACTGCTGTCCGCAATGGCTTTGGACGTCAGAAAGAAAGTTTTGAAGCGGAATTACCTGTCGAAGTATTTGGATCAACTTCTTTTGAAGCAGTATTCATCCGCGCTCCTTATTTAACAGCGCCAAGCAAAAATGTCACTGTGCTAGCAACGATGGATGATAGGATTGTAGCAGCAAGACAAGATAAAATATTAGTAACCGCCTTCCACCCTGAATTAACAGATGATAATCGCTGGATGCGTTACTTTTTAGAAAAAATCGTATAA
- the pta gene encoding phosphate acetyltransferase: MSDLFTTIKGQVTGKNVRIVLPEGTDERIVGAAARLKKENIVTPILLGNKSEVEAVAKEIGVSVEGIAIHEPATDPLFDELVAAFVERRKGKATEEAARKMLADPNYFGTMLVYTGKAEGLVSGAAHSTGDTVRPALQIIKTKPGVSKVAGAMIMVRGEERYLFSDVAINIAPVAADLAENAIVSAETAAIFGIDPRVAMLSFSTKGSAKSDETEKVVEATALAKEKASELTLDGEFQFDAAFVPTVAEKKAPGSVIKGDANVFIFPSLEAGNIGYKIAQRLGNFEAVGPILQGLNAPVNDLSRGCNTDDVYNLTLITAAQAVNK; the protein is encoded by the coding sequence ATGAGTGATTTATTTACTACGATTAAAGGACAAGTTACTGGGAAAAACGTGCGCATTGTACTTCCAGAAGGTACGGATGAACGTATCGTCGGAGCAGCTGCACGTCTAAAAAAAGAAAACATTGTTACACCGATTTTACTTGGAAATAAAAGCGAAGTAGAAGCAGTAGCGAAAGAAATTGGTGTTTCTGTTGAAGGAATCGCTATTCACGAACCTGCAACTGATCCACTTTTTGATGAATTAGTGGCTGCATTTGTGGAACGCCGTAAAGGTAAAGCAACTGAAGAAGCTGCTCGTAAAATGCTTGCAGATCCAAACTATTTTGGAACTATGCTTGTATACACAGGTAAAGCAGAAGGATTAGTAAGTGGTGCAGCTCATTCTACAGGCGACACAGTTCGTCCAGCACTACAAATTATTAAAACAAAACCAGGTGTAAGTAAAGTGGCTGGGGCAATGATTATGGTTCGTGGGGAAGAACGCTACTTATTCAGTGATGTAGCAATCAATATCGCACCAGTTGCAGCAGACTTAGCTGAGAACGCTATTGTAAGTGCGGAAACGGCGGCAATTTTTGGCATTGATCCACGTGTTGCCATGTTAAGTTTCTCAACAAAAGGTTCTGCAAAATCCGATGAGACAGAAAAAGTTGTAGAAGCAACTGCACTTGCAAAAGAAAAAGCGTCAGAACTTACACTTGATGGCGAATTCCAATTTGACGCTGCATTTGTTCCTACTGTTGCAGAGAAAAAAGCACCAGGTTCTGTTATTAAAGGGGATGCAAACGTATTTATTTTCCCAAGTCTAGAAGCAGGAAATATTGGTTACAAAATTGCGCAACGTTTAGGTAATTTTGAAGCAGTTGGCCCAATTTTACAAGGCTTAAATGCACCAGTTAATGACTTGTCTCGTGGCTGTAATACAGACGATGTTTATAATTTAACACTAATTACTGCCGCTCAAGCAGTAAACAAATAA
- a CDS encoding FeoA family protein, giving the protein MQLNETAIGDKVCISELKLENAMLKRRLLALGCDEGCEICIKQKGLFGGPCTFETKGQYISIRQCDACAIMVERR; this is encoded by the coding sequence ATGCAATTAAATGAAACTGCCATTGGTGATAAAGTTTGTATTTCAGAATTAAAACTAGAAAACGCGATGCTTAAACGTCGCCTACTCGCGCTCGGCTGTGACGAAGGTTGTGAAATTTGTATCAAACAAAAAGGTTTATTTGGCGGACCATGTACTTTTGAAACAAAGGGGCAATATATTAGTATTAGGCAATGTGATGCTTGTGCCATTATGGTGGAACGCCGATGA
- the feoB gene encoding ferrous iron transport protein B, with amino-acid sequence MSQNTFCLLGNPNTGKTSLFNALTGSYEYVGNWSGVTVEKKVGTLRSKTGKLIDLPGIYDLNPISRDETVVTRFLLEEKFDCMLNIVDSSQIERNLNLTIQLLEFGAPVVMGLNMIDVAAGRGIHLNIQNLAKKLRIPILPVVARSGKGTDDILTTLSEKHVAPAIPLVLPYGQLAEKAISDIQNLTKDLIPAKQSRWLAVQFLSKNEVTEEFLATNYVFEQLVSIRSQLEEALDGKLENHFHQVRVTYIQDICLTSVEYTRTSDIPLSDKLDKIFTHKWLGIPIFLGIMWLIFQITFTWVGAPLSDLIDGFIGGTFTDFVTSFLTTIGASGFIIDLIADGIIAGVGGVLVFVPQILVIFFFISVLEDSGYMARIAVVMDRIMEMFGLNGKAFIPMIIGFGCNVPGIMAARSIEESKERMLTILVSPFMSCSARLPVYALFVGVFFEQYQALVVLSLYVIGILMALIVTKILSKTLLKKDNSVFVVELPPYRLPSLRTLWRSTWEKGKGFLRKAGTFIFAGSVIIWLLNYAGPSGFGVPMGESFLAIIGGVLAPLLVPLGFGTWQAGATLIPGFLAKEVVVSTMAIIYAVGESSMGSVVSTFYTPLSAYCFMLFILLYIPCLATVAAIRKETSSWKWTAFSVAYPLVTAYVLVFLVYQIGSLFV; translated from the coding sequence ATGAGCCAAAATACGTTTTGTTTACTTGGAAATCCTAATACAGGAAAAACCTCTTTATTTAATGCACTAACTGGCTCTTATGAATACGTTGGGAACTGGAGCGGCGTCACAGTTGAAAAGAAAGTCGGTACTTTACGATCCAAAACGGGAAAATTAATTGATTTGCCAGGCATTTATGATTTAAACCCGATTTCACGTGACGAAACAGTGGTCACCCGTTTTTTATTAGAAGAAAAATTTGATTGCATGCTAAATATTGTCGATTCCTCGCAAATTGAACGAAACTTAAATTTAACGATTCAATTGCTTGAGTTTGGCGCGCCTGTTGTTATGGGACTAAATATGATTGATGTCGCAGCAGGTCGAGGCATTCATTTAAACATTCAAAATCTTGCTAAAAAACTCCGGATCCCGATTCTACCAGTCGTTGCTAGATCTGGCAAAGGAACCGATGATATTTTAACGACATTATCCGAAAAACACGTCGCACCAGCGATTCCACTAGTTTTACCGTACGGGCAACTAGCTGAAAAAGCCATTAGCGACATTCAAAATTTAACAAAAGATTTAATCCCTGCAAAACAGTCTCGGTGGCTGGCTGTACAATTTCTTTCAAAAAATGAAGTTACGGAAGAATTCTTAGCAACGAATTATGTTTTTGAACAACTTGTTTCCATTCGAAGTCAGCTCGAGGAAGCGCTTGATGGCAAACTAGAAAATCATTTTCACCAAGTTCGTGTTACTTATATTCAAGATATTTGTTTGACTTCCGTTGAATACACACGTACTTCTGATATCCCGCTATCTGACAAACTAGATAAAATTTTCACGCATAAATGGTTAGGAATTCCCATTTTCTTAGGGATTATGTGGTTGATTTTCCAAATAACCTTTACTTGGGTTGGCGCACCGCTATCTGACTTAATTGACGGCTTTATCGGCGGCACGTTTACTGACTTTGTTACCTCATTTTTAACTACGATTGGTGCATCTGGTTTTATTATTGACTTGATTGCGGATGGAATTATCGCTGGTGTTGGTGGCGTTCTCGTTTTTGTTCCGCAAATTTTAGTTATTTTTTTCTTCATATCTGTCCTAGAAGATTCCGGTTATATGGCGCGAATTGCCGTTGTGATGGACCGTATCATGGAAATGTTTGGTCTTAACGGAAAAGCATTTATCCCAATGATTATTGGTTTTGGTTGTAATGTTCCTGGAATTATGGCAGCAAGATCCATCGAGGAATCCAAAGAACGTATGCTCACAATTCTTGTTTCTCCTTTTATGTCATGTTCGGCACGCCTTCCAGTATATGCACTTTTCGTTGGCGTATTCTTTGAGCAGTATCAGGCGCTGGTCGTTCTTTCACTATATGTCATTGGTATTTTAATGGCGCTAATCGTCACTAAGATTCTTTCTAAAACACTGCTTAAAAAAGATAATTCCGTGTTTGTAGTAGAGCTACCACCTTACCGTCTTCCTTCACTAAGAACTTTATGGCGTAGCACTTGGGAAAAAGGAAAAGGATTTTTACGCAAAGCAGGAACATTTATTTTTGCCGGTTCGGTGATTATTTGGTTACTCAATTATGCTGGTCCATCTGGTTTTGGCGTTCCGATGGGAGAAAGTTTCTTAGCAATTATCGGCGGCGTCCTTGCACCACTACTCGTTCCACTTGGATTTGGAACTTGGCAAGCTGGAGCAACACTGATTCCCGGATTTTTAGCAAAAGAAGTGGTTGTTTCCACGATGGCAATCATTTACGCAGTTGGTGAAAGTTCGATGGGGAGTGTCGTTAGTACTTTCTATACCCCGCTATCCGCTTATTGCTTTATGCTATTTATTCTTTTATACATTCCTTGTCTGGCAACGGTTGCTGCAATTCGAAAAGAAACTAGTTCGTGGAAATGGACCGCATTCTCTGTCGCCTATCCACTCGTAACTGCGTATGTACTTGTATTTCTTGTCTATCAAATTGGTAGTTTGTTCGTTTAA
- a CDS encoding FeoB-associated Cys-rich membrane protein codes for MSIIVNLLLGGAIFGYTIYAIIKFVKRSKEGKCGGCELEKACNCESEEHTNLDHIFK; via the coding sequence GTGAGTATTATCGTTAACTTATTGCTCGGTGGCGCCATTTTTGGCTATACCATTTACGCAATTATAAAATTTGTAAAACGTAGCAAAGAAGGAAAATGTGGCGGCTGCGAGTTGGAAAAAGCTTGTAACTGCGAATCCGAAGAACATACTAATTTGGATCATATATTTAAATGA
- a CDS encoding metallophosphoesterase: MTWKKKLIIVFGVISILLVVGWFAGTRLTVKQYEVTSDKIAKEIKLVQLSDLHFSEFGDNNSKLVSKVSELKPDVIAITGDLFDKQGDSIPKSLIKQLTKIAPVYFSPGNHEYDVENAYEDDYKPFLEEAGVINLEDKTVTIDVDGQKFQMSGLRSSANLAYDYPYYKEGLAEIKKQQNPAYYQVLLSHMPDYFELYVANDFDLTLSGHTHGGIVRIPFTNIGAIAPGPQRLILPDYVYGEHTKDGKTMIISAGLGAGSFHQKAFPRLGNPYEIVEVMIKPKI, from the coding sequence ATGACTTGGAAAAAGAAGCTGATTATTGTGTTTGGCGTTATTTCGATTTTGCTTGTTGTGGGTTGGTTTGCTGGGACAAGGTTAACTGTCAAGCAATATGAGGTGACTTCAGACAAAATAGCAAAAGAAATAAAACTTGTGCAATTATCAGATTTGCATTTTAGTGAATTTGGCGATAACAATAGCAAGTTGGTCTCGAAAGTTTCGGAATTAAAGCCGGATGTCATTGCGATTACAGGAGACTTGTTTGATAAACAAGGAGATAGCATACCAAAGTCTTTGATTAAGCAATTAACAAAAATTGCCCCAGTTTATTTTTCGCCGGGGAATCATGAGTATGATGTTGAAAATGCGTACGAAGATGATTACAAACCTTTTTTAGAAGAAGCAGGTGTAATTAACTTAGAAGATAAAACGGTGACAATTGATGTTGATGGACAAAAATTTCAAATGTCGGGATTGCGCAGTAGTGCCAATCTAGCTTACGATTATCCTTATTATAAAGAAGGTTTGGCAGAAATTAAAAAGCAACAGAATCCAGCCTATTATCAAGTATTACTTTCCCATATGCCGGATTATTTTGAGCTATATGTGGCTAATGATTTTGATTTAACGTTAAGCGGACATACGCACGGCGGAATTGTGCGAATCCCGTTTACTAATATAGGTGCGATTGCTCCAGGCCCACAGCGACTAATTTTACCTGATTATGTTTATGGTGAACATACGAAAGATGGCAAGACAATGATTATTTCTGCGGGACTTGGTGCAGGAAGTTTTCACCAAAAAGCCTTTCCGCGATTAGGAAATCCGTATGAAATTGTCGAAGTGATGATTAAGCCTAAAATCTAA